In Desulfofustis limnaeus, the genomic stretch GACGGAAATTTGCAACCGCAGACGTTTCGAAGAAGAGTTCAAAAAGGAATGGGACCGGTCTCTGCGCAACCGATTGCCCTTCTCGCTGGCCATGATCGATGTGGACTATTTCAAACAATACAATGACCATTATGGTCATGCCATGGGTGATCTGGCTTTGCAGCGGATTGCCAAGGCCCTGTCCGAGGTGCTCAGGCGACCGGCGGATTTTATCGCCCGCTACGGTGGGGAAGAGTTTGTCATGCTGATGCCGGAAACCGACCACCAGGGAGCCCTGCAGGTGGCCGAACATTCCCTGAAAAAGGTGGTTGGCCTGGCAATCCCACATCATTATTCCCGGGCTGCCGATTACATCACCGTCAGTATCGGCTTGTCGACCATCCATCCGGCAGTAGCAGCCTCACAGAAGACCTTCCTCGCCACCGCCGACCAAAATCTCTACCGCGCCAAAGAGGGTGGGCGCAACCGCGTCGTCGGGAGCGTTATCAGCCGTGATGCGGTGTCACTTCAACATCTTTGCTAAACCCGGATGCTCGTCTGGCTGCGGCTGTCCATTTGGCGGATGGAGTCTGGTCGTGCTTCTTTCCAGGTGACAAAGACTCCGTCGCGTTGCTTGTATGCCAGGAAGTCTGAGGTTTTTCCAGGATCACCTCCGGTCATGATGACGAGGTGGTCTTCTCGGGTAGTGCGCCGATGGCGTGCAGAGCGCGTTGCACCTCTTCCAGAGCCTCTTCGCTCAGTGGAGCCTGGGGCGGCAGCGGGTCGCCAACCGGGTAGCCTTGCAGGTGCAGGCCGCCCTTGATGCAGGCGGCCAGATTGTAGCGAGCAAAAGCTTGGTTCAATCCCCAGAGGCGCCGTTGCAGGCGCATGGCGTTATCCCAGTCGGCACGACAGCAGAGGTTGTAAAGTTCAACGCTCTGCCGCGGCGCCAGACAAGCCGGTCCGGCCATCCAGCCGACGCCACCTATCATCATCACGCAAGCAGGGATATGTGCTGAGGCGGCGAAGATTTTCATTCGTCCTTCGACTCGATTGATGATCGACAGCAGGCGTCCGGTGTTGGACGAGGCGTCTTTGATGTAGCTGATGTTGTCGATATGGCTGAGACGGTCGATGGTCGGCAGGCTCAGGTCGGAACGTTGGAAATTGGGGTTGGTGTAAAGAACCACCGGCAGTGACACGCTATCGGCAATGGCCTTGAAATAACGGTACACTCCTTCGTCGGTAACCGGGAAGTAGGCTTCAAGAATGGCCAGAATTCCAGCGCAGCCCAGATCTTCATACGCCTTTGCCTGAGAGACGGCATCAGCTATGGTCGTTGCCGCTACCCCCGCCACGACCGGGACTCTTCCCGCTGCGGCGGCCAGTACGATTTCGACGATGCGCCGTCGTTGCGGCCAGGAAAGGTAAGCGAATTCGCCGGTGGAGCCGAGCGGCGTCAAGCCGTGGACGCCGGCTTTGATCAGGTCGTCACAGAGCCTGGTCAGGACTTCTTCGCTAATGTCACCGGATGGGCCGATCGGCGAGACAAGGTAGGGGAAAACGCCGTGAAAAGAGTGGTCACTCATCAATCGCTCCGAGTTTGCAAGGAAGAAGTGGACGGGGAAGCAGCGACCCGTGGTCCGTCGGTCGTGCCTGGTGCTGAGTCTTTGCCACTATACCTGTGCCGCGTGGCGTCCGCAAGGGAGAGCCTCCAGAATCCACGCCATCTCATGGTCGGTCGGTGGTGGGAGCAAGACGACGGATGGTCGTGACCGCCTCACGCGGGATCTCGGTGCGGATGCCCGATGCTGATGTGAGAATGAGCCGGTCGGGTTGAATGGTGAGGTGGGGGACGACCAACGAACCGCCGGAAGCGAGCTCTACGTAGTACAGGTATGCTCTGTCGGATTCGCTCGTGGTTTGTTCGTGGTCCTGCACCTGCCGAGTCGCCATCTCTCGGGTGACACGGTCAAGCATTTCGGCGGTGACGACCAGCTCGGTCTCAGGGGTTTTCGATTTGGTTGCGTGGAGCCACAGGGCGGTGTGCCGGTCCGGAGGGCTGGTGAGAACCGTCCGCCATGTCGCCGGTACCTCGAACAGCAGCGAAAACAGAAAAACAGTGAGCACAACTGCTGCTTTGACGGGGACCCCGATGATTGTAAGAGGCGGTGCCGGTTCGTTCATATTTGATCGTGAGCGGTTCCGACGTTCCTGGCGAAAGACGGAACCGTTTGGGATGACGGTTGTTTTTTAATCGTTGTTTTGCTATACGGATGATAGGTGTTATCCGGAAAAAAATCCAGAGGGACAGAGATGATCATTCGCGGCAGTCGAGCGGAGTTGGGACGGAAAGCGGCCGTGATTATCGCTGAGGCCCTCAGAAGCGTGTTGGAACAACGTCCGTTGGCGGTCCTCGGTGTGGTCGGTGGCTCGAGTGTCGGGGGCGTGCTTGGCCACCTGGGTGAGCAGCCGCTGGCCTTCAATCGCGTACACCTGTTCATGATCGACGAGCGATTGGTTCCACTTACCCATCCGGACTCGAATTTTCAGTTGGTGGCCTCTTTTGTCGAGCCGTATCTGCCGGAGGCAAACCTGCACCCCTATCACCATGACGAAGCTGATCCGGGGGCTTCGCTGGAACGCTATCGGCGCCTGTTGGTCGATTACGGCGGCCGTTTCGACGTGGCCTTGCTGTCGGCTGGCGCCGATGGTCACATCGCCTCGTTGTTCCCTGAACATGAAACGATTCGAAGCGACCAACCGTTCTTTTTGCTCACCGCAACCGCGCCGAAACCGCCGCCGGGGCGGATGAGTGCTTCAAAGACCTTGATCGGCAATGCCGGCAGTGTCGTCTTGTTGTTTTTCGGGCATGAAAAACGTGCCGCCTTCATCGATTTTCTCGCTGATGAACACGCTGTCGAGCACTGTCCGGCCAGGCTGGTGAAGCGCGTTTCCGAGCGGTTTATTCTCACGGATTGTAGTGAAGGATCTGCATGAAACAGGACAAACAATTGATCGTCATTTTCGGAGCC encodes the following:
- a CDS encoding diguanylate cyclase domain-containing protein; protein product: MYENPRILIVDDEKMNLKVLADLLKEDYVPVLARNGEQAIQHALSDTPPDLILLDVIMPQMGGYEVIKYLKNNDKTKNIPVIFVTALSSTEDEEFGLRLGAVDYITKPFSPPIVKIRIRNHLRIVHQYKLLDQLAHLDGLTEICNRRRFEEEFKKEWDRSLRNRLPFSLAMIDVDYFKQYNDHYGHAMGDLALQRIAKALSEVLRRPADFIARYGGEEFVMLMPETDHQGALQVAEHSLKKVVGLAIPHHYSRAADYITVSIGLSTIHPAVAASQKTFLATADQNLYRAKEGGRNRVVGSVISRDAVSLQHLC
- a CDS encoding dihydrodipicolinate synthase family protein, coding for MSDHSFHGVFPYLVSPIGPSGDISEEVLTRLCDDLIKAGVHGLTPLGSTGEFAYLSWPQRRRIVEIVLAAAAGRVPVVAGVAATTIADAVSQAKAYEDLGCAGILAILEAYFPVTDEGVYRYFKAIADSVSLPVVLYTNPNFQRSDLSLPTIDRLSHIDNISYIKDASSNTGRLLSIINRVEGRMKIFAASAHIPACVMMIGGVGWMAGPACLAPRQSVELYNLCCRADWDNAMRLQRRLWGLNQAFARYNLAACIKGGLHLQGYPVGDPLPPQAPLSEEALEEVQRALHAIGALPEKTTSSS
- the pgl gene encoding 6-phosphogluconolactonase yields the protein MIIRGSRAELGRKAAVIIAEALRSVLEQRPLAVLGVVGGSSVGGVLGHLGEQPLAFNRVHLFMIDERLVPLTHPDSNFQLVASFVEPYLPEANLHPYHHDEADPGASLERYRRLLVDYGGRFDVALLSAGADGHIASLFPEHETIRSDQPFFLLTATAPKPPPGRMSASKTLIGNAGSVVLLFFGHEKRAAFIDFLADEHAVEHCPARLVKRVSERFILTDCSEGSA